A single Bacillus sp. OxB-1 DNA region contains:
- a CDS encoding S8 family peptidase, whose amino-acid sequence MKKGRHLLLVTLLTVLAPLFMYSGTGFAESADVPNEWLVKYKESTRSLAATEKPVTESVERIAPHVELLTFTEDMSRAEIQKELKKDPMIEYVEPNRERRLMATVNDPYYSQQWWIPHVKADILWTQASKQQKDMVVAVIDTGVDSAHEDLKSRIAPGGYNFYSNTADVTDEKGHGTMVAGIIAAQLNNRKGMAGTAGPYRVSVLPLKIFNQDTASLSDLIRAIDYAITQDVDIINMSLGGKEFSRLENEAIQRAIDAGITVVAAAGNDALAGNPVMYPAAYDHVISVGAVNSKNVKADFSTYNEQVDLVAPGQGILSTAPNLKYSKGDGTSFAAPIVSGTVAMVKGLYPELSPHEIEQLFRRSATDLGMPGFDSYYGMGVLDAGKLYAQLEEYEKSVLQFGGDFPAMQVNGSKVFAVTFNQKLAADQDFSRAIKINRRADGTEPITSFAAVINPANPAQLLITPATKWEPGAHYLTITTDVRNQNGQPLKKEVHMKFNVGNR is encoded by the coding sequence GTGAAAAAAGGTAGACATCTTTTGCTTGTGACATTGCTTACCGTACTTGCCCCCTTGTTTATGTATAGTGGCACCGGATTTGCGGAGTCTGCGGATGTGCCGAATGAATGGCTCGTCAAGTATAAGGAATCGACCCGTTCTTTGGCAGCAACGGAGAAGCCGGTGACGGAATCCGTCGAAAGGATTGCCCCGCATGTGGAGCTGTTGACGTTTACCGAAGACATGAGCCGGGCGGAAATCCAAAAGGAATTGAAGAAGGATCCAATGATCGAGTATGTCGAGCCGAACAGGGAAAGACGATTGATGGCAACTGTGAATGATCCATATTACAGCCAGCAGTGGTGGATTCCGCATGTGAAAGCGGATATCCTCTGGACTCAGGCGTCGAAGCAGCAGAAGGACATGGTAGTGGCGGTGATCGACACGGGGGTTGATTCGGCCCATGAAGATTTGAAGAGCCGCATTGCGCCAGGTGGATATAATTTTTATTCCAACACGGCGGATGTCACGGATGAGAAAGGGCATGGCACGATGGTCGCGGGTATCATCGCCGCTCAATTGAATAATCGGAAAGGGATGGCGGGAACGGCTGGACCGTATCGGGTTTCGGTGCTCCCACTCAAAATTTTCAATCAGGACACAGCGAGTTTGTCGGATCTGATCCGGGCGATCGATTATGCCATTACGCAAGACGTGGATATCATCAATATGAGTCTCGGGGGCAAGGAGTTCTCCCGATTGGAGAATGAAGCAATCCAGAGAGCCATTGATGCGGGGATTACAGTCGTAGCTGCAGCCGGGAATGACGCATTGGCCGGGAATCCGGTCATGTATCCCGCCGCGTATGATCATGTCATTTCGGTTGGCGCAGTGAATTCCAAGAATGTGAAAGCGGACTTTTCCACGTATAACGAACAGGTGGATCTGGTAGCGCCTGGCCAGGGCATCCTATCCACTGCCCCGAATCTTAAGTATAGCAAGGGGGACGGGACATCGTTTGCAGCCCCGATCGTGTCGGGGACGGTCGCGATGGTCAAAGGATTGTATCCTGAGTTGTCGCCTCATGAAATCGAGCAATTGTTCAGAAGATCAGCCACCGATTTAGGGATGCCGGGCTTTGATTCTTATTATGGGATGGGCGTGTTGGACGCCGGAAAGTTGTATGCGCAACTGGAGGAGTATGAAAAATCCGTGCTCCAATTCGGAGGCGATTTCCCGGCGATGCAAGTCAATGGCTCGAAAGTGTTCGCCGTGACGTTCAATCAAAAGCTGGCAGCCGATCAAGATTTTTCGCGAGCCATCAAAATTAATAGAAGGGCGGATGGTACGGAGCCGATCACTTCCTTCGCGGCAGTCATCAACCCCGCCAACCCGGCTCAGTTGTTGATCACCCCTGCGACGAAATGGGAACCCGGTGCCCATTATTTAACGATTACGACCGATGTCCGCAATCAAAATGGACAACCTTTGAAGAAAGAAGTTCATATGAAGTTTAATGTGGGTAATCGTTGA
- a CDS encoding methyl-accepting chemotaxis protein: MHPILENIKHSMKAYQMTYPEDVCLVLGDQEGTLIGYLPGKQIDIKVKVGDKIIENTVTMRSLREGKPLREENGSSIFGFPYISLAQPIFDGSEVIGVLSALVSHERVATLREGATDLAAAVQQMSAMTEVMTEASSDVMHRLLELSEQTESIKGDIAAIMDILGFVKDVSRQSNILGINASIEAARAGQHGLGFSVVAKEIRKMADTSNESAAKIDAQLDIISKAIDRMTLSTNQIAAFTEQHNASMEELSTTYSKLERTADDLLVASSIT; encoded by the coding sequence ATGCACCCGATCTTGGAGAATATCAAACATTCGATGAAAGCGTACCAAATGACGTACCCGGAAGATGTCTGCCTTGTTCTCGGCGACCAGGAAGGAACGCTGATCGGCTATTTACCGGGTAAGCAAATTGACATCAAAGTGAAGGTCGGGGATAAAATTATAGAAAACACGGTGACGATGCGATCCTTGCGGGAGGGGAAGCCACTGCGCGAAGAGAATGGTTCTAGCATTTTCGGGTTTCCTTATATTTCACTGGCGCAGCCGATTTTCGATGGATCGGAAGTGATCGGTGTATTGAGTGCGCTTGTTTCGCATGAAAGGGTGGCTACACTTAGAGAAGGGGCTACTGATTTAGCGGCAGCCGTCCAACAGATGTCCGCTATGACGGAAGTGATGACCGAAGCGTCCAGTGATGTCATGCACCGTCTACTCGAATTATCGGAGCAGACGGAATCCATCAAGGGTGACATCGCCGCCATCATGGATATACTAGGGTTCGTCAAAGATGTCTCCCGCCAATCCAATATTTTAGGGATCAATGCGTCCATTGAAGCCGCGCGGGCCGGCCAACACGGCCTCGGATTCTCGGTCGTCGCGAAGGAAATCCGGAAAATGGCGGATACGAGCAACGAAAGCGCAGCCAAGATCGATGCCCAACTCGACATCATTTCCAAAGCAATCGACCGCATGACCCTGTCCACCAACCAAATCGCCGCCTTCACCGAGCAACACAACGCCAGCATGGAAGAACTCAGCACCACCTATTCGAAGCTTGAAAGAACGGCGGACGATTTGTTGGTGGCGAGCAGCATTACGTAG
- a CDS encoding cob(I)yrinic acid a,c-diamide adenosyltransferase gives MGKIKKGLTLVFTGDGKGKTTAALGLALRSTGRGMKVKIYQFIKSPQRSYGEQIAFKKLGVEMVQLGIGFTWTKTPEEHREALRKAWPIAREAVMSGEYDVVVLDELNNALAIDKFPIDDVLPKEEILDMIRNKPEHVHLVITGRNALPEIRELADLVSVIEPEKHYYENGVDAVKGIEF, from the coding sequence ATGGGAAAAATTAAAAAAGGATTGACACTTGTCTTCACGGGAGACGGCAAAGGGAAAACGACAGCGGCATTGGGGTTGGCCCTCCGCAGCACAGGCCGTGGCATGAAAGTGAAAATCTATCAGTTTATCAAATCACCGCAACGCTCCTACGGCGAGCAGATCGCCTTCAAAAAACTCGGCGTCGAAATGGTCCAATTAGGCATCGGCTTCACTTGGACGAAAACGCCGGAAGAACACCGGGAAGCCCTGAGGAAGGCGTGGCCAATCGCAAGGGAAGCCGTCATGAGCGGCGAATACGATGTCGTCGTCCTGGACGAACTGAATAACGCCCTCGCCATCGACAAATTCCCGATTGACGATGTCCTTCCGAAAGAAGAAATCCTGGACATGATCCGCAACAAGCCGGAACATGTCCACCTCGTCATCACAGGACGAAACGCCTTGCCCGAAATCCGCGAACTCGCCGACCTCGTCTCCGTCATCGAGCCGGAAAAGCATTATTATGAAAACGGCGTGGACGCGGTAAAAGGGATCGAGTTTTGA
- a CDS encoding cobyrinate a,c-diamide synthase, with product MNNRRLVIAGTGSGVGKTTITIGLMAALMKKGLTVQGFKCGPDYIDPSYHTAVTKRVSRNLDSWMLGRETVLDIFTHASRDADISIMEGVMGFFDGKDPKTDVGSTAEISVITKSPVLLVVNCASMARSAAAIVKGFQTLSSEPNVVGVIANRVGSEGHFNIVKTAIEQECGIPVIGYLKRENGIEIPERSLGLIPSIERGELDPFFEQLGELVSGTVDLEKLLEISQAEPLSFPKEESLFTGSAAPSVRIAVAKDAAFNSYYMENFELLESHGAELVPFSPLADEPVPADCDGLYIGGSLPEEFVSAVSNSTRTKQSIRDAVANGMPTFAEGGGFSYLTESITKTDGQVGVTAGVIPGNVTMHKSLKAIGYREIKGRDENFLLPANKEAKGHEFHYSTFEANFPLQQAYETKGMRGIKADGVATQNLVAGFPQFHFATCLDVITRWIDACQAYQNTKLEVADGKN from the coding sequence TTGAACAATCGAAGATTAGTCATTGCCGGAACCGGCAGTGGTGTAGGAAAAACGACCATAACCATCGGGCTGATGGCGGCTTTAATGAAAAAAGGGTTGACGGTTCAAGGGTTCAAATGCGGCCCCGACTATATCGACCCTTCCTATCACACAGCGGTGACCAAACGGGTATCCCGCAATTTGGACAGCTGGATGCTCGGACGGGAGACGGTGTTGGACATTTTCACCCATGCCAGCCGGGACGCTGACATTTCCATCATGGAAGGGGTCATGGGCTTTTTCGACGGCAAAGATCCGAAGACCGATGTCGGCAGCACTGCTGAAATCAGCGTCATCACAAAAAGCCCCGTCTTGCTCGTCGTTAACTGCGCGAGCATGGCAAGGAGCGCGGCGGCCATTGTAAAAGGATTTCAAACGTTATCCTCCGAACCGAACGTAGTTGGCGTCATCGCGAACCGTGTCGGCAGCGAAGGTCATTTCAATATTGTGAAAACCGCGATTGAGCAGGAATGTGGCATTCCGGTCATCGGATATCTGAAGAGAGAAAACGGGATTGAAATTCCGGAACGCAGCCTCGGTTTAATCCCTTCGATTGAGCGGGGTGAGTTGGACCCGTTTTTCGAGCAGTTGGGCGAACTCGTGTCCGGGACAGTGGATTTGGAGAAACTGCTTGAAATTTCGCAGGCGGAACCTCTTTCATTCCCTAAAGAGGAGTCTCTCTTTACCGGTTCAGCGGCCCCGTCTGTGCGAATTGCCGTGGCGAAGGATGCCGCGTTCAATTCCTATTATATGGAGAACTTCGAACTTCTCGAATCACACGGAGCAGAGCTTGTGCCCTTCTCCCCTTTAGCGGATGAACCTGTCCCCGCTGACTGTGATGGCCTTTACATCGGGGGAAGCCTTCCGGAAGAATTCGTATCCGCGGTCAGCAACAGCACCCGGACGAAACAATCAATCCGCGATGCAGTTGCAAATGGTATGCCGACCTTTGCGGAAGGCGGCGGCTTCAGCTACTTGACGGAATCCATCACCAAGACGGACGGCCAAGTTGGGGTGACGGCCGGCGTGATACCCGGAAACGTGACGATGCACAAGTCCTTGAAAGCGATCGGCTACCGGGAAATCAAAGGCCGCGACGAGAACTTCCTTCTCCCTGCAAACAAGGAAGCGAAGGGGCATGAGTTCCACTACTCCACCTTCGAGGCGAATTTCCCGTTACAGCAGGCATACGAAACGAAGGGTATGCGTGGAATAAAAGCGGATGGCGTGGCGACACAGAACTTGGTGGCCGGATTCCCGCAGTTCCATTTCGCCACATGCCTGGACGTGATTACCAGATGGATCGACGCTTGCCAGGCGTATCAGAATACGAAGTTGGAGGTAGCTGATGGGAAAAATTAA
- a CDS encoding ABC transporter ATP-binding protein, giving the protein MITVEHLVGGYGKKPIIHDLQFEIRKGEFFALLGPNGSGKTTLFKLITGQLPIVSGSILIDGKPMEKLSKLEKAQKVAVLSQESKVTFDFTVEEIVSLGRYPHQTGFFKSISANDQKVIDHVMAVTRVEQFRHLQFRTLSGGEKQRVLLAKALAQEPEVLLLDEPTNHLDIKHTFQILNMLKEWQRTKDLTIFAILHDLNVASLYADRVALLHKGSFLEVGDVNTLRKEEQLKKVYEVDVKTQAHPIVARPQLLMTPSIEGATDSKGFFNSYTTECNEESVELVFDKPLRTLSNAAIGSGIQWLQHFCLVNQPADGSSQDSLKHWMESHDIPTEQALGIGCEGSLANTLLVERQVGDVEITLLINFEKAIHILLFVDTELDDRMLFDFYMAVTEAKMVAFQGVGVHLDMDREDCVSISVNQRKTDAGGTKTAVSRKQIGQLVLSVLTDALQEKLGKPFMQECEHSLDKDESSDGCHTKA; this is encoded by the coding sequence ATGATCACAGTCGAACATCTCGTAGGCGGTTATGGAAAAAAACCGATTATCCATGATCTTCAATTTGAAATCCGGAAAGGGGAGTTTTTCGCACTGCTTGGACCGAATGGCAGTGGGAAGACCACCCTTTTCAAATTAATCACCGGCCAACTCCCGATTGTGTCGGGCTCGATCTTAATTGATGGAAAACCGATGGAGAAGCTGTCAAAACTTGAAAAAGCACAAAAAGTGGCTGTCCTCTCACAAGAAAGTAAAGTGACATTCGATTTCACAGTGGAGGAAATCGTCAGCCTCGGGCGGTATCCGCACCAAACCGGTTTCTTTAAGAGCATATCCGCGAATGACCAGAAAGTGATCGACCATGTCATGGCCGTGACACGTGTCGAACAGTTCCGCCATCTGCAGTTTCGAACGTTGAGCGGCGGAGAGAAACAACGGGTTTTATTAGCGAAAGCGTTGGCGCAGGAACCGGAAGTCCTACTATTGGATGAGCCGACGAACCATTTGGATATTAAGCATACGTTCCAGATCTTGAACATGCTGAAAGAGTGGCAGCGGACGAAGGACTTGACGATCTTCGCCATCTTGCATGATTTGAACGTGGCCTCTCTCTACGCGGACAGGGTCGCCCTCCTGCATAAAGGGTCTTTCCTCGAAGTGGGCGACGTCAACACGTTGCGCAAAGAGGAGCAATTGAAAAAGGTCTATGAAGTGGACGTCAAAACGCAAGCCCACCCGATTGTCGCGAGACCCCAATTGCTTATGACGCCTTCCATTGAGGGTGCGACAGACAGCAAGGGCTTTTTCAATAGTTACACCACCGAGTGCAACGAAGAAAGCGTGGAACTGGTCTTCGACAAGCCGTTGCGCACACTTTCCAATGCAGCTATCGGCAGCGGCATTCAGTGGCTTCAACATTTTTGCTTGGTCAATCAACCTGCCGATGGAAGTTCGCAAGACTCCTTGAAACATTGGATGGAGAGCCACGACATTCCGACCGAGCAGGCGTTGGGCATCGGATGTGAAGGCAGTTTAGCAAATACATTGCTTGTCGAAAGGCAAGTCGGTGACGTAGAGATAACTCTTCTGATCAACTTTGAAAAGGCCATCCATATTCTTCTGTTCGTCGACACGGAATTGGATGATCGTATGTTATTTGATTTTTATATGGCGGTGACGGAAGCGAAAATGGTGGCTTTTCAGGGAGTCGGCGTTCATTTGGACATGGACCGGGAAGATTGCGTGTCGATTTCCGTCAACCAGCGAAAGACAGATGCGGGCGGGACGAAAACAGCGGTTTCCCGCAAACAGATCGGGCAACTTGTATTGTCCGTGTTAACCGATGCGCTACAAGAAAAGTTGGGAAAACCTTTTATGCAGGAGTGTGAACACTCGCTGGACAAAGATGAATCCTCCGACGGATGTCACACCAAGGCATGA
- a CDS encoding FecCD family ABC transporter permease produces MQNSFIRKFLGNKIGWLYIASIGVVLCATLLGLFISSVKFPIPTILHIVADKSFGLGWLSDVPKNEELIIWNIRVPRVLLAFLVGASLSLAGAAFQGLLRNPLADPYTIGVSSGAALGAVTVLFFQYTIWGLGSYTLPVVAIISGFLTLFIVFGLVRMSSRSLAIETIILAGIIVGAFVGALTSLMIALGDRDAMTQIMYWLYGSVAMRGWSHVQLIIPFLIIGTIILLYHYRELNALALGEEAADHIGVNVKRGKILILIGASLLTGSAVAVSGSIGFVGLVVPHLVRLMSGPNHRHVLPLSILFGGSFLVFADLLARTVIAPQELPIGVITALIGAPVFAFLLIRDRIGRGENR; encoded by the coding sequence TTGCAAAACTCATTTATCCGGAAGTTTTTGGGGAATAAAATCGGTTGGCTTTATATCGCAAGTATCGGGGTTGTACTTTGTGCAACCCTTCTTGGCTTATTCATCAGCAGTGTGAAATTCCCCATTCCTACCATTCTCCATATCGTAGCGGATAAATCGTTCGGTCTTGGCTGGCTATCGGACGTTCCGAAGAACGAAGAGCTGATCATCTGGAACATCCGGGTGCCCCGTGTCCTATTAGCTTTCCTCGTCGGGGCTTCCCTGTCACTCGCGGGAGCCGCCTTCCAAGGACTTCTCCGGAATCCTTTGGCCGATCCGTATACGATTGGCGTGTCCTCCGGAGCGGCGCTCGGGGCCGTGACGGTTTTATTTTTCCAATATACGATTTGGGGATTGGGCAGCTATACATTGCCCGTCGTCGCGATTATAAGCGGATTTCTTACCTTATTCATCGTTTTCGGGCTCGTCCGGATGAGCAGCCGGAGCCTTGCAATTGAGACGATCATCCTTGCTGGCATCATTGTCGGAGCCTTTGTCGGAGCACTGACATCTCTGATGATTGCCCTTGGGGACCGGGATGCGATGACGCAGATCATGTACTGGTTATATGGAAGTGTCGCGATGCGCGGGTGGAGCCACGTTCAATTGATCATCCCCTTTCTCATCATCGGGACCATTATCCTGCTCTATCATTACCGGGAATTGAATGCCCTGGCTCTCGGAGAAGAAGCCGCCGACCATATCGGGGTTAATGTAAAAAGGGGGAAAATCCTCATCTTGATCGGCGCCTCGTTGCTGACCGGTTCGGCGGTTGCCGTCTCCGGATCGATCGGGTTCGTCGGATTGGTCGTCCCCCATCTCGTTCGTCTCATGAGCGGGCCGAACCATCGACATGTCCTGCCTCTGTCGATATTGTTTGGCGGCTCCTTCCTCGTATTCGCAGATTTGCTCGCGAGAACGGTCATCGCGCCGCAAGAGCTGCCGATCGGTGTCATCACCGCTTTGATCGGCGCGCCGGTATTTGCTTTTCTATTAATCCGAGATCGAATTGGAAGAGGGGAAAACCGATGA
- a CDS encoding ABC transporter substrate-binding protein → MKRWGLFSMVFVLTMVLLAGCGSKETPADQPVPDETPDTEATEQTDAEEAEETQAFPVTFTDDAGREVTIEKEPETLISIQTSNTEILYALGVGDRLIGVSDYCNYPPEALEVQKVGGQDMDAELVMTLLPDVAFVTKYHFDNHAETLKQFEEAGITVVVTGSATSFDDAYATMEMIATATGTTEKADEIIQDMKDRRAALEEKAKEITDKKKVWVEVAPAPDIFTTGKNTFMHEMLETINATNAAEDQDGWVKLTEEEIVQLNPDVIITTYGYYVDNPAEGVLARDGWAEVNAIKNKQVFDVDSDTVTRPGPRLIEGVEQLAKLIYPEVFGE, encoded by the coding sequence ATGAAACGATGGGGCTTGTTCAGTATGGTTTTCGTACTGACAATGGTCCTTTTAGCAGGCTGCGGATCGAAAGAGACCCCAGCGGATCAACCGGTTCCAGATGAAACTCCAGACACGGAAGCGACAGAGCAAACAGATGCGGAAGAAGCGGAGGAGACACAAGCCTTTCCGGTCACTTTCACCGATGATGCCGGCCGTGAAGTGACGATTGAGAAAGAACCGGAAACCCTCATTTCCATCCAGACGAGCAATACGGAAATTTTATATGCGCTCGGTGTAGGCGATCGCCTCATCGGGGTTTCGGATTACTGTAATTACCCTCCGGAAGCATTGGAAGTGCAGAAAGTCGGCGGCCAGGACATGGATGCCGAACTGGTCATGACCTTGCTGCCGGATGTCGCCTTTGTCACGAAATATCATTTCGATAACCATGCAGAAACTCTGAAACAATTTGAAGAAGCCGGCATCACTGTTGTCGTTACCGGCAGCGCGACTTCGTTCGACGATGCGTACGCCACGATGGAAATGATTGCGACGGCTACCGGAACGACGGAAAAGGCCGATGAAATCATCCAGGACATGAAAGACCGCCGTGCTGCCCTTGAAGAGAAAGCGAAAGAAATCACGGATAAAAAGAAAGTGTGGGTCGAAGTAGCCCCTGCTCCCGATATCTTCACTACAGGGAAAAACACGTTCATGCACGAAATGCTGGAGACAATCAATGCAACGAATGCAGCGGAAGATCAAGATGGATGGGTGAAGTTGACGGAAGAGGAAATCGTTCAGCTTAACCCGGATGTCATCATCACCACATACGGCTATTATGTGGACAATCCTGCCGAAGGCGTCTTGGCGCGCGACGGTTGGGCGGAAGTCAATGCCATTAAGAATAAACAAGTATTCGACGTCGACAGCGACACCGTCACTCGTCCAGGCCCACGCCTGATTGAAGGAGTCGAGCAGCTTGCAAAACTCATTTATCCGGAAGTTTTTGGGGAATAA
- a CDS encoding nuclease-related domain-containing protein, which yields MEYLDKGEVTIQIYRQKPELMLSLPRLLARLHPNNPMHKEIQNQLYRIEAGYAGEQRVDKYLESIEFPTPVSILTDVHLPIAPKFSIQIDTLILTPSYVYILEIKNIAGTLSYISNPPHFECTYPDKTPILIDCPLLQLNNNKYGLDLWLERNGFSIRSSGLIVLANQTLVKNVPDDMPILYAKHLQQYFRTLAETEPKLSSTQYQRLVEVLNNNQNRYNPYPLTKRYQIRSEDIQKGALCKECLNGLQRINHVTWICPVCKTKDRKPFIHGIQDWFMLIKTSISNEECRDFLKLKDKFAAHYVLKSMSLHRKGKSKSTIYTWDYKISPTEIEQKRKPSLYD from the coding sequence ATGGAATATTTAGATAAAGGAGAGGTTACCATACAGATTTATCGACAAAAACCGGAACTGATGTTGTCTCTACCCCGTTTACTTGCCCGCTTACATCCCAACAATCCGATGCACAAAGAGATTCAAAATCAACTATATCGAATTGAAGCAGGCTATGCTGGGGAACAAAGAGTTGACAAGTATCTAGAGTCTATTGAATTCCCTACACCTGTCTCTATATTGACAGATGTTCATTTACCCATTGCTCCCAAATTCTCTATCCAAATCGACACCCTGATTCTTACCCCATCGTACGTCTACATTTTAGAAATCAAGAATATTGCAGGAACTCTTTCCTACATATCAAATCCACCCCACTTTGAATGCACATACCCTGATAAAACTCCTATCCTAATTGATTGTCCGCTTTTGCAACTAAATAATAACAAATATGGGCTGGATTTATGGCTGGAGCGCAATGGATTCTCAATTAGGTCAAGTGGATTGATTGTATTGGCCAATCAGACATTGGTGAAGAATGTTCCGGATGACATGCCGATTCTGTATGCCAAGCATCTCCAGCAGTATTTCAGGACTTTGGCGGAAACGGAACCTAAACTGAGTTCTACGCAATACCAACGATTGGTGGAAGTATTAAATAACAATCAAAACAGATACAATCCCTACCCTTTAACCAAGCGTTACCAAATCCGATCAGAGGATATCCAGAAAGGGGCATTATGTAAAGAATGCCTGAATGGGTTGCAGCGCATCAATCATGTTACTTGGATTTGCCCAGTTTGCAAAACAAAAGATAGAAAACCATTCATCCATGGAATCCAAGACTGGTTCATGCTAATAAAAACTTCTATATCAAACGAAGAATGCCGGGATTTTTTAAAATTAAAGGATAAATTTGCGGCTCATTATGTTTTAAAATCGATGTCGCTCCACCGGAAAGGAAAATCTAAATCCACTATATACACTTGGGATTATAAAATTTCACCTACTGAAATAGAACAGAAACGAAAACCCTCTCTCTACGATTGA
- a CDS encoding sigma-70 family RNA polymerase sigma factor, whose protein sequence is MSNFEHLLDQYEPMISAVIRQLNIYRDFEEFRQAGRIALWQAWTRFDSDKGDFTPYAYRSIRGAMLDEMKKENRFAGNIVNMEDEHLGLLLEEIRMPQVAWPDALAETIGQLKLEERQLLHWLFVDQLPQSECASRIGITVAGVKKRRERILTKLRKEMVR, encoded by the coding sequence TTGTCAAATTTCGAGCATTTGCTAGACCAATATGAACCGATGATTTCCGCTGTGATCCGTCAATTGAATATTTACCGTGATTTTGAGGAGTTCAGGCAAGCAGGAAGGATTGCGCTTTGGCAAGCATGGACCCGCTTCGACAGCGATAAAGGGGACTTCACCCCGTATGCATACCGCAGCATCCGGGGCGCCATGCTGGATGAAATGAAAAAGGAAAACCGCTTTGCAGGGAATATCGTGAATATGGAGGACGAACATTTGGGGCTGCTTCTGGAAGAGATACGGATGCCGCAAGTAGCCTGGCCGGATGCTCTGGCTGAGACGATCGGGCAATTGAAGTTGGAAGAACGCCAACTCCTACATTGGCTGTTCGTCGATCAATTGCCCCAATCCGAATGCGCCAGCCGAATCGGCATCACCGTAGCCGGTGTGAAAAAACGGAGGGAACGGATCTTGACGAAGCTGAGGAAAGAGATGGTGAGGTAA